A window of Desulfocurvibacter africanus subsp. africanus DSM 2603 contains these coding sequences:
- a CDS encoding SDR family NAD(P)-dependent oxidoreductase gives MTAKRGTASLSRQRSGPHALVTGGAGFIGTNLSHRLAGQGRRVLILDNLSRPGGERNLAWLKAMHGDLVTAQTADVRDARAVASAVQGADAVFHLAAQVAVTTSVRNPRADFEVNAAGTLNVLEALRSLENPPPLVFTSTNKVYGKLANLELLEGDTRYAPVDALVAEHGVAEDRPLDFYSPYGCSKGAADQYVLDYARIYGLRAVAMRMSCIYGPHQSGTEDQGWVAHFLISALEGRGLTIYGNGKQVRDVLWVEDLVDAFLLAVKLADDLRGRAFNMGGGPDNAISLLELLDMMRELGVTPASMAYGKGRPGDQAWFVADTGGFEAATGWKPRMSKRDGVAALTKWLKEHRVMAGGQLWAREAIS, from the coding sequence ATGACAGCCAAGCGGGGAACCGCGTCCCTGTCGCGTCAGCGCAGCGGACCCCATGCGCTGGTCACCGGCGGGGCAGGCTTCATCGGCACAAACTTGAGCCACCGTCTGGCCGGCCAGGGACGCCGCGTGCTCATCCTGGACAACCTGTCCCGGCCCGGCGGCGAACGGAATCTGGCGTGGCTCAAGGCCATGCACGGCGATCTGGTCACCGCGCAGACAGCCGACGTGCGCGACGCCCGCGCCGTGGCTTCGGCCGTGCAGGGCGCGGACGCAGTCTTCCATCTGGCCGCGCAGGTGGCCGTGACCACGAGCGTGCGCAATCCGCGCGCGGACTTCGAGGTCAACGCCGCGGGCACGCTCAACGTCCTTGAGGCCTTGCGAAGCCTCGAAAACCCGCCGCCATTGGTGTTCACCTCCACCAACAAGGTTTACGGCAAGCTGGCCAATCTGGAGCTGCTGGAGGGCGACACGCGCTATGCACCGGTCGATGCCTTGGTGGCCGAGCACGGCGTGGCCGAGGACCGTCCCCTGGATTTCTACAGCCCTTACGGCTGCTCCAAGGGCGCGGCCGATCAGTACGTGTTGGATTACGCACGCATCTACGGCCTGCGGGCCGTGGCCATGCGCATGAGCTGCATCTACGGCCCGCATCAGTCCGGCACCGAGGACCAGGGCTGGGTGGCCCATTTCCTCATCAGCGCCCTGGAGGGACGGGGGCTGACCATCTACGGCAACGGCAAGCAGGTGCGCGACGTGCTCTGGGTGGAGGATTTGGTCGACGCCTTCCTGCTGGCCGTGAAGCTTGCCGACGATCTGCGCGGCAGGGCCTTCAACATGGGCGGCGGGCCGGATAACGCCATAAGCCTGCTGGAGCTTCTGGACATGATGCGCGAACTGGGCGTGACGCCCGCTTCCATGGCCTACGGCAAGGGCAGGCCTGGCGACCAGGCCTGGTTCGTGGCCGACACGGGCGGCTTCGAAGCGGCCACGGGCTGGAAACCGCGCATGAGCAAGAGGGACGGTGTGGCCGCCCTGACGAAGTGGCTCAAGGAGCACAGAGTCATGGCAGGCGGACAACTTTGGGCACGGGAGGCCATTTCATGA
- a CDS encoding NAD-dependent epimerase/dehydratase family protein, giving the protein MAKQVLITGGAGFIGSHLADELLAAGYAVRVLDNLSEQVHGRDKIRPDYLDPEVELLVGDVRDMNMLRKCLCGVDAVFHFAAMVGVGQSMYQVRDYVDVNETGTAALLQKLTTNPVERLIVASSMSIYGEGLYLAPDGRLVEDACREGEALRQGRWECCDRDGAPLVPMPTPESKRPCLASVYALSKYAQERMCHMVGSSYGIQTVGLRFFNVYGTRQALSNPYTGVLAIFASRLLNGKSPMIFEDGRQRRDFVHVADVARACRLALEKPDAAGKVFNIGSGNSYSVRDLAEGLGAVLGSSLEPEITGKCRVGDIRHCFADTSLARNVLGFKPQVELSDGLAELSDWLAGQQAVDKFDDMAKELSGRGLTI; this is encoded by the coding sequence ATGGCCAAACAGGTGCTCATTACGGGCGGAGCGGGCTTCATCGGCTCGCATCTGGCCGACGAGCTTCTGGCCGCCGGATACGCGGTGCGAGTGCTAGACAACCTGAGCGAGCAGGTTCACGGCCGGGACAAGATCCGTCCTGATTATCTGGATCCGGAAGTGGAACTGCTGGTCGGGGATGTGCGCGACATGAACATGCTGCGCAAGTGCCTGTGCGGAGTGGACGCGGTATTCCATTTCGCGGCCATGGTCGGCGTCGGGCAGAGCATGTATCAGGTGCGCGATTATGTGGACGTGAACGAGACCGGAACCGCCGCCCTTCTGCAGAAGCTCACGACGAATCCCGTGGAGCGGTTGATCGTGGCCTCGTCCATGTCCATCTACGGCGAGGGCCTCTATCTGGCTCCCGACGGCCGGCTGGTGGAAGACGCCTGCCGCGAGGGCGAGGCCCTGCGCCAGGGACGCTGGGAGTGCTGCGACAGGGACGGCGCGCCGCTCGTGCCCATGCCCACGCCGGAAAGCAAGCGGCCCTGCCTGGCCTCGGTCTACGCCCTTAGCAAGTACGCCCAGGAACGCATGTGCCACATGGTGGGTTCAAGCTACGGCATCCAGACCGTGGGCCTGCGCTTCTTCAACGTCTACGGCACGCGCCAGGCCCTCTCCAACCCCTACACGGGCGTGCTGGCTATCTTCGCCTCGCGCCTGCTCAACGGCAAATCGCCCATGATCTTCGAGGATGGTCGCCAGCGCCGGGACTTCGTGCACGTGGCCGATGTGGCCCGAGCCTGCAGGCTGGCCCTGGAAAAGCCGGATGCCGCAGGCAAGGTCTTCAACATCGGTAGCGGCAACAGCTATTCCGTGCGCGACCTGGCCGAAGGTCTGGGAGCGGTGCTGGGCAGCTCCCTGGAGCCGGAGATCACGGGCAAGTGCCGCGTGGGCGACATCCGCCACTGCTTCGCGGATACGAGCCTGGCCAGAAACGTGCTCGGCTTCAAGCCCCAGGTGGAGCTGAGCGACGGCCTGGCGGAGCTGTCCGACTGGCTGGCGGGACAGCAGGCAGTGGACAAGTTCGACGACATGGCCAAGGAGCTGAGCGGCAGGGGGCTGACCATATGA
- a CDS encoding FAD-dependent oxidoreductase: MDSQSSPIEEHTMQQGPTFSRSLWVDTVEPSRYPRMTRDNLVDTAIIGAGMAGLNLALLLLQSGQRVAVIDMREVGSGVTANTTAKITALHGQLYTDITRRFGREAAALHGEANQNAIAQYEAVIKRYSIDCDFSHAPAWTVSNREEDMAALAAEADAARQSGLPASFSRDTGLPFGVSGGVRAENQARFHPLKYLLGIARELAGREVKIFENTRALEIRPGQPADVITDRGLLRAKHVVLATNIPFHRSSEFFLRVVQSRSYVLAYPVEPGFIPDAMYYQTRQPFRSLRLQTSGDRTWLLVGGEKHHSGQVTDTEACYARLAEWARETMGLENPVYRWSTHDQFPLDRLPYVGPVSRGQKNILAVTGFGGWGMSQSMVAAHLLRDLIYGVKNSLSRTYAVGRLKLSDLGPVAGQNLHKVRRLVSDRLSSPKTQAKDLEPSHGGLTKLDGSTVAAFRDEQGELHAVSRVCTHIGCVVQWNNAERSWDCPCHGSRFDIDGRVLHGPAVKDLQKKKS; this comes from the coding sequence ATGGACAGCCAATCCTCGCCTATCGAAGAGCATACAATGCAGCAGGGCCCGACCTTCTCCAGATCCCTGTGGGTGGATACCGTGGAGCCGAGCCGCTATCCGCGCATGACCCGCGACAATCTCGTGGACACGGCCATCATCGGCGCGGGCATGGCCGGACTGAACCTGGCCCTGCTTCTTCTACAGTCCGGCCAACGCGTCGCCGTCATCGACATGCGCGAGGTAGGCTCCGGGGTCACGGCCAATACCACGGCCAAGATCACGGCCCTGCACGGCCAGCTGTACACCGACATCACTCGCCGCTTCGGCCGCGAGGCCGCGGCCTTGCATGGCGAGGCCAACCAAAACGCCATCGCCCAGTACGAAGCCGTTATCAAACGCTACTCCATCGACTGCGACTTCAGCCACGCGCCGGCCTGGACCGTGTCCAATCGCGAGGAGGACATGGCCGCCCTGGCCGCCGAAGCCGATGCGGCCAGGCAGAGCGGCCTGCCCGCGAGCTTCTCGCGCGACACGGGTCTGCCTTTCGGCGTGTCCGGCGGCGTAAGGGCCGAGAACCAGGCCCGCTTTCACCCGCTCAAGTACCTGTTGGGCATCGCCCGCGAGCTGGCCGGGCGCGAGGTGAAAATTTTCGAGAACACCCGCGCCCTGGAGATCCGCCCCGGCCAGCCAGCGGACGTCATCACCGACCGCGGGCTCTTGCGGGCCAAGCATGTAGTCTTGGCCACCAACATCCCCTTTCACCGCAGCTCCGAGTTCTTCCTGCGCGTGGTCCAGTCGCGCTCCTACGTGCTTGCCTATCCCGTGGAGCCGGGCTTCATCCCGGACGCCATGTACTACCAGACGCGCCAGCCCTTCCGTTCCCTGCGCCTGCAGACATCCGGGGACCGCACCTGGCTGCTCGTGGGCGGCGAAAAACACCACTCCGGCCAAGTGACAGACACGGAAGCCTGCTACGCGCGCCTAGCCGAGTGGGCCCGCGAGACCATGGGCCTGGAGAACCCGGTCTACCGCTGGTCCACCCACGACCAATTCCCCCTGGACCGCCTGCCCTACGTGGGCCCGGTATCCCGCGGACAGAAGAATATCCTCGCCGTGACCGGGTTCGGCGGCTGGGGCATGTCCCAGTCCATGGTCGCCGCGCACCTGCTGCGCGACCTTATCTATGGGGTCAAAAACTCCTTGTCGCGCACCTACGCCGTGGGCCGCCTGAAGCTGAGCGACCTGGGACCCGTGGCCGGACAGAACCTGCACAAGGTCAGGCGTCTCGTCTCGGACCGGCTCTCCTCGCCCAAGACGCAGGCCAAGGACCTGGAGCCCAGCCACGGAGGGCTGACCAAGCTGGATGGATCGACCGTAGCGGCCTTTCGCGACGAGCAGGGCGAGCTGCATGCGGTCTCGCGCGTGTGCACGCATATTGGCTGCGTGGTGCAGTGGAACAATGCCGAACGGTCCTGGGATTGTCCGTGCCATGGCTCGCGGTTCGACATCGACGGCCGCGTACTGCACGGCCCGGCGGTCAAGGACTTGCAGAAAAAGAAATCCTGA
- a CDS encoding phenol degradation protein: MNAGLRTAVCGVLLLGLLAAAPLQALAQSYDLDENFPLRMEDAEVIGKDNFTFQGSFAYELGEDGEDLFELEPALQYGPLERLELELASLFLLGNIDDRGSGDITASAQYKLTEAGRWVPSLAVKGALTFPSGEDSRGVDPSLKLLASWHLGDSGLHRVHVNGSWLRNLEPYADERKDGWLYLLGYSYRLNQNWIMLADIWREHTTLTDEEINIAEAGLIYEFSDQLFMAVGAGGGFGDESPEMRASTAFQLNF; this comes from the coding sequence ATGAACGCTGGGTTGCGCACGGCCGTGTGCGGAGTGCTGCTTCTGGGATTATTGGCTGCCGCGCCATTGCAGGCCTTGGCACAGTCTTACGACTTGGACGAGAATTTCCCGTTACGCATGGAGGATGCCGAGGTCATCGGTAAGGATAATTTCACCTTCCAGGGCAGCTTTGCCTACGAGCTGGGCGAGGACGGCGAGGATCTTTTCGAGCTTGAGCCGGCGCTGCAATACGGCCCATTGGAGAGACTGGAGCTGGAGCTCGCCTCGCTATTCCTGCTCGGCAATATCGACGACCGGGGTAGCGGAGACATCACGGCCTCGGCGCAGTACAAGCTCACCGAGGCCGGCCGCTGGGTGCCCTCCCTGGCGGTCAAGGGCGCTCTGACCTTCCCGTCGGGAGAGGACAGCCGGGGCGTGGACCCTTCGCTCAAGCTACTGGCCTCCTGGCACCTTGGCGACTCGGGGCTGCACCGCGTGCATGTGAACGGCTCTTGGTTGCGTAACCTCGAGCCGTATGCAGACGAGCGCAAGGACGGCTGGCTGTACCTGCTCGGCTATAGCTACCGGCTGAACCAGAACTGGATAATGCTGGCCGACATCTGGCGCGAGCATACCACCCTCACCGACGAGGAGATCAATATCGCCGAAGCCGGCTTGATCTACGAGTTCAGCGACCAGCTCTTCATGGCCGTGGGCGCGGGCGGCGGCTTCGGCGACGAGTCGCCCGAGATGCGCGCCAGCACGGCATTCCAGCTCAACTTCTGA
- a CDS encoding bacteriohemerythrin, translating to MHQKQLVLTVCALCAVVAALAAVLSLFAPTATLVLCLAMAPALSWLALYLLRQVFAPQERAMATALAAGIAAETGLAETVESLAGELRSRKAELTAKSEELRAVTARSDEAVRQAGEASQMAEQAREEGMREAAGRLQAVAHKITESSDLLESLSSRIVSGADNQKERMHHTAVAMGEMNMAITEVSRSAATAATNVDMAKERAQESMQVVTRSHEAITKVNGVATRLKTDMAELGNMAMSIDKVINVINDIADQTNLLALNAAIEAARAGEAGRGFAVVADEVRKLAEKTMLATKEVGASILAIQDSVKRNVEGMDEAVALAAQAADMATRSGESSRMIVRHTEDNATMIASIASAAEEQSASSHEISQAVGEVREIAVDIAGGIHESSRAIGQLTTLTVQLGELIRDMQASQGDTLLTWTATLSVGVREIDQQHVKLVDLLNQLYAAMKAGKGNNALVKILNELVDYTVYHFDHEEKLFAKYGYPQASAHAREHAVLKTKVSEFAAAFKTGKAQVTTDILNFLKNWVVNHIKGTDKKYSPFLNSKGLR from the coding sequence ATGCATCAAAAGCAACTCGTGCTGACCGTTTGCGCATTGTGCGCAGTCGTAGCCGCCCTCGCGGCCGTGCTTTCCCTGTTCGCGCCCACGGCGACCCTGGTGCTCTGCCTGGCCATGGCCCCGGCGCTGTCCTGGTTGGCGCTCTATCTGCTGCGACAGGTATTCGCGCCCCAGGAGCGCGCCATGGCCACTGCGCTAGCCGCAGGCATCGCTGCTGAAACCGGCCTGGCCGAGACAGTCGAGAGCCTGGCTGGCGAGCTGCGCTCCCGCAAGGCGGAGCTGACCGCCAAATCCGAGGAACTGCGCGCGGTGACGGCCCGCTCGGATGAGGCCGTACGTCAGGCTGGCGAAGCCTCGCAAATGGCCGAGCAGGCCCGCGAGGAAGGCATGCGCGAGGCCGCGGGCCGGCTGCAGGCGGTGGCTCACAAGATCACTGAATCCTCCGACCTGCTGGAATCACTCTCCTCGCGCATCGTGTCCGGCGCGGACAACCAGAAGGAGCGCATGCATCATACCGCCGTAGCCATGGGCGAAATGAACATGGCCATCACCGAGGTCTCACGCAGCGCGGCCACGGCCGCGACCAACGTGGACATGGCCAAGGAACGGGCCCAGGAGAGCATGCAGGTCGTCACGCGTTCCCACGAGGCCATCACCAAGGTCAACGGCGTGGCCACGCGACTCAAGACCGACATGGCCGAGTTGGGCAACATGGCCATGTCCATCGACAAGGTCATCAACGTCATCAATGACATCGCGGACCAGACCAACCTGCTGGCGCTCAACGCGGCCATCGAGGCGGCCAGGGCCGGCGAGGCGGGCCGCGGCTTCGCCGTGGTGGCCGACGAGGTGCGCAAGCTGGCCGAGAAGACCATGCTGGCCACCAAGGAAGTGGGAGCGAGCATCCTGGCCATCCAGGATTCCGTGAAACGCAATGTGGAAGGCATGGATGAGGCCGTGGCCCTGGCGGCCCAAGCCGCGGATATGGCCACCCGCTCCGGCGAGTCCTCGCGGATGATCGTGCGCCATACCGAGGACAACGCGACCATGATCGCCTCCATCGCCTCCGCCGCCGAGGAACAGTCTGCCTCCAGCCACGAGATAAGCCAAGCCGTGGGCGAGGTGCGCGAGATCGCCGTGGACATCGCAGGCGGCATCCACGAGTCGTCCCGTGCCATTGGGCAGCTCACCACCCTGACCGTGCAGCTCGGCGAGCTTATCCGCGACATGCAGGCCAGCCAGGGCGACACCCTGTTGACCTGGACCGCCACGCTCAGCGTGGGCGTGCGCGAGATCGACCAGCAGCACGTGAAGCTCGTGGATCTGCTCAATCAGCTCTACGCGGCCATGAAGGCCGGCAAGGGCAACAACGCGCTGGTAAAAATCTTGAACGAGCTTGTGGACTATACGGTCTACCACTTCGACCACGAGGAGAAGCTCTTCGCCAAGTACGGCTACCCGCAGGCTTCGGCCCACGCCCGCGAGCACGCGGTCCTCAAGACCAAGGTGAGCGAGTTCGCCGCCGCCTTCAAGACCGGCAAGGCTCAGGTCACCACGGATATCCTTAATTTCCTCAAGAACTGGGTGGTCAACCACATCAAGGGCACGGACAAGAAATACAGCCCTTTCCTGAACAGCAAAGGTCTGCGCTAA
- a CDS encoding family 1 encapsulin nanocompartment shell protein, with protein MDILKRELAPITQQTWAVIDEQARMILNSVLSARKVVDVDGPKGWEYSAVPLGRLSLPENQPIENVHFGIRRVLPLVEVRVPFELDIWEIDNLVRGAKDIDLSPLEKAARDLARMEERAVYYGLHQAQIKGLKEASGHEALGISGSPEDIVQKVTEGLTRMLREGIQGPFALVVCPEMWVALSGQIRGYPLNKYVESMLGGPIVVSPFVEDAFLISTRGGDMTLTLGQDIGIGHGSHDKEKVKLFFTESFTFHVLEPRAIQCFGWSQGG; from the coding sequence ATGGACATTCTCAAGCGAGAGCTGGCGCCTATCACGCAGCAGACCTGGGCCGTCATCGACGAGCAGGCCCGCATGATCCTCAATTCGGTCCTGTCCGCCCGCAAGGTCGTGGACGTGGACGGCCCCAAAGGTTGGGAATACTCGGCTGTGCCCTTGGGCAGGCTGAGCTTGCCCGAGAATCAGCCCATCGAGAACGTGCACTTCGGCATCCGCCGGGTGTTGCCCCTGGTGGAAGTGCGCGTGCCCTTCGAACTGGACATCTGGGAGATCGACAACCTGGTGCGCGGAGCCAAGGACATCGACCTGTCGCCCCTGGAAAAGGCCGCGCGCGATCTGGCGCGCATGGAGGAGCGGGCGGTCTACTACGGCCTGCATCAGGCCCAGATCAAGGGCCTCAAGGAGGCCTCTGGCCACGAGGCCCTGGGCATTTCCGGCTCTCCCGAGGATATCGTGCAGAAGGTCACCGAGGGGCTGACGCGCATGCTGCGCGAAGGCATCCAGGGGCCGTTCGCCCTGGTGGTCTGCCCCGAAATGTGGGTCGCCTTGTCGGGCCAGATCCGCGGCTATCCGCTGAACAAGTACGTGGAGAGCATGCTGGGCGGACCCATCGTGGTCAGCCCGTTCGTGGAGGACGCCTTCCTGATCTCCACGCGCGGCGGCGACATGACCCTGACCCTCGGGCAGGACATCGGAATCGGCCACGGCTCTCATGACAAGGAGAAGGTCAAACTCTTCTTCACCGAGTCCTTCACCTTCCACGTGCTGGAGCCCCGCGCCATCCAGTGCTTCGGCTGGAGCCAAGGCGGCTAA
- a CDS encoding encapsulin-associated ferritin-like protein codes for MANQYHEPVGELTQQDRNYVRALMSLKEEIEAVDWYHQRVATCPDPQLKSILAHNRDEEIEHAVMALEWLRRNMPGWDEQMRTYLFTEGDVTAIEEAAEIGQAGEVGGRGADQPVQEASVPAGGGLGLGSLKKST; via the coding sequence ATGGCGAATCAGTACCACGAGCCGGTAGGCGAATTGACCCAGCAGGACCGGAACTATGTGCGGGCGCTCATGAGCCTCAAGGAAGAGATCGAGGCGGTGGACTGGTACCATCAGCGAGTGGCCACCTGCCCTGATCCGCAACTCAAAAGCATTCTGGCCCACAACCGCGACGAAGAGATCGAGCACGCGGTCATGGCGCTGGAGTGGCTACGGCGCAACATGCCCGGCTGGGACGAGCAGATGCGCACGTATCTCTTCACCGAGGGTGATGTGACCGCCATCGAGGAGGCCGCGGAAATCGGCCAGGCTGGAGAGGTCGGAGGACGCGGCGCGGATCAGCCCGTGCAGGAAGCGTCCGTCCCGGCCGGCGGAGGGCTGGGTCTCGGCAGCCTGAAGAAGAGCACCTGA
- a CDS encoding efflux RND transporter periplasmic adaptor subunit — protein sequence MWLALLLCGLAACGEEPQQAAEEPSVAVETATVRRSDFLEDVTGIGTLLAVEVVRIRPEASGIVREIGFREGERVNKGALLFLLDANKLLRELAANQAALQSARASQENARRTYQRFWRLYERRTVSKDELDQRQTEFRVAQAEVSRLEAQVALDRERLEDMRIRAPMAGKVSQRNVDVGDYVEEGDELVTLYSDRLEITFDVSERYMGRVRLGQPVRITVTAYPELEFEGRVSFVSPSVIVATRKFAVKALVGDPEGLLKPGAFATARLVLDVREDRPAVPESALVATREGYLVFVVQNGKAMMRPVDIGLRRTGLAEVRQGLDVGQEVVVAGQLNLSDDTPVQVAGRGRDDTGPDGTDGHGTSLARQPEGRPGSDGIANPGSLVNPGSPGGSANAAEPDRRERPADMNGAGNGP from the coding sequence GTGTGGCTGGCCCTCCTGCTGTGCGGCCTGGCCGCCTGCGGGGAGGAGCCGCAGCAGGCCGCGGAGGAGCCTTCCGTTGCGGTGGAGACGGCCACGGTGCGCAGGAGCGATTTCCTGGAGGACGTCACGGGCATCGGCACCCTGCTGGCGGTCGAGGTCGTGCGCATCCGGCCCGAAGCGAGCGGCATCGTGCGCGAGATCGGCTTTCGGGAAGGCGAACGCGTGAACAAGGGCGCGCTGCTGTTTCTCCTGGATGCCAATAAGCTGCTCCGCGAACTAGCCGCGAACCAAGCGGCCCTGCAGTCGGCCAGGGCCAGCCAGGAGAACGCCAGGCGCACGTACCAGCGCTTCTGGCGGCTCTACGAACGACGTACGGTATCCAAGGACGAGCTGGATCAGCGCCAGACCGAGTTCCGCGTAGCCCAGGCCGAAGTGAGCCGGTTGGAGGCCCAGGTGGCCCTGGACCGTGAACGGCTGGAGGACATGCGCATCCGCGCGCCCATGGCCGGAAAAGTGTCCCAGAGAAACGTGGACGTGGGAGACTACGTGGAGGAGGGCGATGAGCTCGTGACCCTCTACTCCGATCGCCTGGAGATCACCTTCGACGTGTCCGAACGCTACATGGGCCGCGTGCGTCTGGGCCAGCCCGTGCGCATAACGGTCACGGCCTACCCGGAGCTGGAATTCGAAGGACGGGTCAGCTTCGTGAGTCCGAGCGTGATCGTGGCTACGCGCAAATTCGCGGTCAAGGCCCTGGTGGGCGATCCCGAGGGCCTGCTCAAGCCCGGCGCCTTCGCCACGGCCAGGCTCGTGCTCGACGTGCGCGAAGACAGGCCCGCGGTGCCCGAGTCCGCCTTGGTGGCCACACGCGAGGGTTATCTGGTCTTTGTCGTGCAGAACGGCAAGGCTATGATGCGGCCCGTGGACATAGGCCTGCGCCGCACGGGCCTGGCCGAGGTACGCCAAGGCCTCGACGTCGGCCAGGAGGTGGTCGTGGCCGGCCAGCTCAACCTGAGCGACGACACGCCGGTGCAGGTTGCGGGGCGTGGCCGGGACGACACGGGCCCTGACGGAACCGATGGCCACGGCACGAGCCTGGCCAGGCAGCCCGAGGGCCGGCCCGGTTCCGACGGGATCGCCAATCCAGGCAGCTTAGTCAATCCAGGCAGTCCAGGCGGCTCCGCCAACGCGGCCGAGCCCGACCGCAGGGAAAGGCCGGCTGATATGAACGGCGCAGGAAACGGACCGTGA